A section of the Campylobacter lanienae NCTC 13004 genome encodes:
- the rpmF gene encoding 50S ribosomal protein L32 has translation MAVPKRRVSHTRAAKRRTHYKVTLPMPVKDKDGSWKMPHRVNRTTGEY, from the coding sequence ATGGCAGTACCTAAGCGTAGAGTGAGTCATACAAGAGCTGCAAAACGCAGAACTCACTATAAAGTTACATTACCAATGCCTGTAAAAGATAAAGATGGTAGCTGGAAAATGCCTCACCGTGTAAATAGAACAACTGGCGAGTATTAA